The bacterium region GAGCGGCCGGCCCTGCGTCGCCTACGATTACAAGATCTACCACGAAGATCCGATGGCCGCGCACCGGCCGGAACGGGACGACAATTTCTACGGCGGCCTGGCGATGTGCCCTTGCTCGATCCACACGCCTCAAGGGAAGTTTCGGCTGCTGGGCTTTCCGACGCTGGAGCATGTCCCACCGCAATTTCGTCCGACGACCAGCTCGCGGGAAAATTTCGCCAAGCATGCCGCCCAGGCTTTCTTCGAGGATGCGCGCAGCATGAAAGGAATCTGGGATCAGCTCTCGAAAGTTGAAGACATCCTGATCGACGATGACGGCTCGGTGCGCAAGGATTTGCGCTTGGGCGACGATCCGGGAAGCTGGCAAGGCGTCAAGTTCCGCGAGCAGCTGGTCGAGCCCGGCGAGGAAGTCGTGGTCTTGGGAAAATTTTCGGCCCTGCGCGGCGGCTTCATCAACGAAAGCGACCTCGGCGCGGTCAACGACCTTTATCCCGGAAAGCCCCGTGAAGTGGCGAAGCAGATTCGGGGCAACACGATCTTTCTCGTTCTTTTCTCCATTGCTTACTTTTCATTTTTCCACGGAATTCTGGCTTTGTTCGTGTATAAGTCATGATTTTCCTTGAAAAATCCCTAAAACAGGTGATTTTCATCGGGCCGAGATGGGCTATAGACGAGCGATGAATTGGCGAATGATTCTGGCCTTCTTTGGCCTCTTCACTTGGCCGGCGATGTCTTTTGGGCAATCTCCACCTTCAAAAGGCGAAGTTCGCGCCCAAGACGGCTTAATTTGCAGCGCCTATTTCTTCTCCGCCGGCCCGAGCCGCCATCTGATCCTCACGATGGGCGGAACCGGACTCTACTCCAACCTTCGGCTGCATGGTGAAATTCAATCCTTGCTCAAGACTCATCCCGTCTCTTACGTCATTTTCGACAAGCCCGGCATTCAGCCCAAGAAGGGCGGCAAACCCGGCGCCTACAAACTCGAGGACGAGCCGTCTTTCCTCAAGCACACCCAGGACACGCTGATGGACTGCGCCGCCGAAACACTTCGCTGGGGCCTACAACAGGGCGGCGGAACCGTCCAGGCCATCCATTTGCGGGGCCACTCCGAAGGATCCCAAATCGCCCTTCGGCTCTATGAGCGCCTCTTGAAAGAGAAAGACCCGCTCGCGGCCCAGGTTCAAAGCTTGTTATTGACCGGCCTCCCGATCGAGCCCTGGGATGAGATCGTGAGTCAGCAACTCCAGAACTATCCGGAAAAGCTCCGCAACGAAATCCAGACGGCCATGACCGAATGCGATTGGAAAGTGCTGAAAAAATGGGCCGGGGTTCCCTGCGGATATCTCCGAAAGCAAAGCGGAGCGCCCTCGAACGAAGCAACCTTGGAAGGCTTGAGATTGTTAAGCCCCAAAGTCCCTATCTACGTCTTCCATGGCTTGAACGACGCCCATGTCTCCGCCGGCGCCGTCAAGGCTTTCGAAAGGAAAAACGCCGCGCACCGTGAACGAAACGAGCCTTCGCTGGATTTCCGCGTGCTTTATTATGAAGGAGGCCACCGAAGCTCGGAATCGGTCCGAGGCAAGCTCAAGTCGGTGCTGCAAAATGCAATACCCCCCTTTGAAAAAGGGGGGGGAGGGGGGATTTAAGCCGTGGCAGGTGCTTGAACGTGGGTTGGGATTTGTGCCACCGCTTCAAATCCCCCCTTAATCCCCCCTTTTTCAAAGGGGGGGAATCGCAAAATCTTCGCCGCTTCTCTCCGAAAACCCGCATGGATTAAGGCGGCCCAACCAAAAAAGCCCCTGGAATCCGAGGATTCCAGGGGCCCCTGCGTATCGACGATACTATTCCCGGCTAGGGGCAGATCGTATCCAAGCTATTGCATTCGCCGTTGAGGGCGAAACCCGAGTATTTGTTCTTCTCGAAGTTGATGAACAGCGGCGTGCCATCGGTGAGCTCGTCGTAGTACCAAGTCCCGGTTTGCCCGGTTCCGAGCGTGTTGGTGATATTGTTCCGAATCACGTCGACGTCGGTCACCGCCGATAAGAACAGCCCGTAGGGGCCGGTCATATTGATCGTGTTCCGGCTGATCTCCCCGTTGTCGGGAATGACGCCGTCGCTGGAGACAAAGATACCGCCGGCGTTGCCCTCGAACAGGTTGTTGGCGACCAGGTAGTTTTTGACGATGGTGATGGTCATGGCGCCGCCGGAGCTGGTGGCCGGATCGGCCAGGCACTTATTATTCGAGACCGTGATATCGCTCGAATCATTGAGGTTGAAACAGAGGGAAGAGGCGGCGATAGCCCGGCGGTCGATCGTGGAATTGGTGACGCTGACATCCGACGAATCGAACACGGCGACGTTGGCGGAGAATCCGTCCGCGCTAAGCGTGACCGCCGCCTTGTCGAGGGTCACACCGTTCGCATTAAATGCGCTCATCAAACCCTGGCCGCCGTTGGCTTTGACCTGGCTGACCGCGACGTCGCTCGACTCAAAGATGTTGACTACCGTGAAGGCATCGTCCCTCAGCTCGAAGGAGCTTTTGGCGACGCTGACGCCGCTCGACGATGCGATGTTCACCCGATCGAAATTGCCGGTGAAGCTGAGTTGGGAAG contains the following coding sequences:
- a CDS encoding right-handed parallel beta-helix repeat-containing protein, which produces MTQANPDESCAVTITFDENGVNFINIGTYLDGTCHLPEWDFMGSPLVVQGSDYNVTADGPLHNCAQVVVESASNVSVSGADFDGVFGGVGVYGGSNITLHDLSFQGTLDFLDRALDVSSSQGVTASQLSFTGNFDRVNIASSSGVSVAKSSFELRDDAFTVVNIFESSDVAVSQVKANGGQGLMSAFNANGVTLDKAAVTLSADGFSANVAVFDSSDVSVTNSTIDRRAIAASSLCFNLNDSSDITVSNNKCLADPATSSGGAMTITIVKNYLVANNLFEGNAGGIFVSSDGVIPDNGEISRNTINMTGPYGLFLSAVTDVDVIRNNITNTLGTGQTGTWYYDELTDGTPLFINFEKNKYSGFALNGECNSLDTICP